The DNA sequence ATGTATTTCAAAGGTTCCCAAAGCAAAATATCTTTTACTCACCACAGTACAAGAGATAGAAGCTGAAACAATTGAATCCTTAATTAAAAGCTATATTTTCCTTTCCAGTCTATCCTATTGGCCCTGCTATATCTTATTTAGAATTGAACTAGGACACAACCCTTTGAACAATGATCATAGTCACGACTATATAAAATGGCTAGATTCTCAGCCACCTCAATCAGTATTGTACATTTCTTTGGGTAGTTTCCTTTCAGTATCTACTACCCAGATAGATCAAATTGTTGAAGCACCAAACAGTAGCGACCCTCTTTACCTTTGGGTGGCTCGAGCAGATGCTTCTTGGTTGAAAGACAAGTGTGGAGATAAGGGTATGGTGGTGCCATGGCGTGACCAATTGATACTGATCCACCAAGAACCATATGAGGTAGCCATTCACCCTAGAATTATCcttaaatttaaagtaattttacttataagttttttttttcctgtaaatATACcttcccttttctattttttttcaatctatactactttgtaatttaattttcaatatatactACTTGagactttctctctcttttttatattttttaatttaaaatataaatattatagtatataattttttaattagtcttaaaattacttatttattaaattaaattttataattttgttttttaatttttttaaagaaaatgatattattaaatataattatttttgttttattatttaatttacttaacatatttttaggtgaattttttatataaaatttgaattttctaatataattatttttaatatgattatattactaaatataattagtttgtttatgtcattagatttaattaaaaatgagaagactttttatttaacaatttatttatagaagaacattatattacattatcaataaaatacttaaataattacACTTGGCCAAGGAAAAACTTAAGATGGAAATATGTTAGGACAATTGTTTCTGTTATGAATATATTGTCGGcaaatttcacttttttttactttcccGATCATTTTCTTCTTCGTCTATCTAAGTAGGAATGCGAGTTAAAACGGGACGACTCTTTGTAGTCCTCTTTCTCCTTGGATAAGGATCCACTGATCTCGTATTCTTGCCACACATTGATTCGGGTGGCAGTAAACCAAAGGAGTTCTCGTAGACGTATAAAATGTGTTGTAAAGTGAATAACATCGGCACATAGTTCATGAGATCAACATTGACAAATTGACAGGCACTCATGACATGAGAACACGGTAAGTATTTAACATGATATTCACCACAATCACACTTTTGAGATTGTAACATTAATCTAAACTTTTCAGGTGGTTTGTGGTGTTTAAGGTGGAGATTGAGTCTCTGTTTAAAGTGGGTGTTTAAAGTGGGGATTGAGTCTTGTTACAATGTGTGCATTAGATTCTTGTTGACCGCTATTCATTGCATCAGAGACAACTTCAAAACACTGTAAGCCGGAGTTGATCATTGCCTGAGTTTGTTGGCCTCTAATAGTAAAGAGTTGTGCGGTTTTGAAATACGTCTCCTCAACCAACGGTAACACCGGCAAATGTCTTGTGTTTTTTAACATGGAATTAACAGACTCAAACAAATTGGTAGTCATATGTCCCCTACGTTTTCCCTCGTCGAAGCATTGTACCtaattttgtttggataattGATCAAGTCATTCACCTGCACTTGGCTTATTTGCACGGATATCCCCAATATGTCGCCAGTGCATCTTCTCAGTCTATGCGTAATCtgtaaatattcaatcaatctattacgttacaaattttaattgaaagtaaaatttaaagaatatataaaatagattCTCACAAGCATGAGtggtttttttaaatgtttgcaGTTTGAGTTACCGCGAAGAAAGTTTTGTGCAATCTGGCGCAAGCAAAAGAAATGGGATGTGTCCTGAACCCCATAAGTTAGTTGAATTGTTGTAGGCACTTATAATTGAGGGGTGTCTGTCTGAAatgagagaaatgttaatttgCGGAGTAACATGTCTTCAcaaattctttagaaaaaatCTCAAGCTGAAGTTGTCTCCCCTTCTACAATGGCGTAGGCAATCGGGAAGATATGGTTAGCTCCATCCTGTGCGGTAGCTATCAACAGTGTGCCAGTATACTCCCCGTAAAGCcatgtaccatctacttgtacTATGGATTTGCAATATGCAAAACCTTTAATGCATGGACCAAATGACCAAAAGACACatttaaacattcttttgcctGATACAATTTCTCCTCCGTCGTTTGAGCAGCAACCACATTCCCGTGAACAAAAGATTGCAAAGCTCCCAAAAGTTTTGGCAGTTTGGCATATGACTCTTCCCAGTTTACATGAATCATCTTCAACGCTCTTTGCTTTGCTAACCATGTCTTCTTGTAGGATGAGATATAATTCATGAACGTTTTGATCTCTGTAGTCAACGTCTTGATGGAGACGATTGAGTTTATTTTGACAATTGGTTGGATGATCTGTGCTATGACGTGTTTGTCAAGTTGCCGATGATCGTATCTAATCATTGGCGCGAGACAAGTGTGATGACCTCTAATACTCTTGATAATCCATTTGTTATGCCTCTTTGAATTGCATACGCCTAAGCTCCATGTACAGCCATTTTCATGTAATTTACACACGAAGTTTAGCCTTCTCTGGTCAGAGTAAATTATTCTACAGTCAAAATGATTTCTGATGTTGTATTCTTTGAATGCTTGAATACATTGTGCTTTTTCATCGAAGGCCATGCCAACCTCGAGTGCACCTGTTGGTGGTTGTACATTATGTTGATGTTGTTGAACAAAATGGTGTCAATCAATGTAGTGTGGTAAGTGGTCAGAGTTCAAGTCTATTGGACACCTAGATTGGTGATACTGCAATGGAGGTGACGAATGTGTCGTTGGTCTGCCAACACCTTCATCATCGCTTTGGTCATCACTATCCTCATTGATGTGATCAAAGAACTATTGGTCCTCATCTAAACTCATCTATGTTTTCATCATGAAATCGTATAATGGGATCTTCGTCAGCGATGGGATGTTCATTTCGGTTTGATACTTGCGTTTGTGGTTGTTGTGAAGGTGGCGTAAAGGGATATGAAGGATGGTTTTCTTTGTCAAAGGAGGTTTGTTAGACATCAAAAAAAGATAGATTTTCGGATAATAGTTGTGTGTATGAAGTATAAATGTCAAAGGGGTCTTGTGTTTCAAGGTTGTTGTATGAAGATACTGGATTATTGAGGTCTATGTTGTTATACGATAATTGATAATTGTTGTGAAGGCTATAGTTGTTGTTGTGGACATGAGAGTTGTGGTGATGATGGTTGTGATTGAGGAATAAGGTCAGTAACAACATAGAATTCGGCAGAATTCAATTGTGGATTCGGAAGAATTGTTTTCATCGCGTCTCTGAGATTGTCATTGTCTCGAAGTTGTGCTGAAATATAACGTGTCTGACcctaatgaaatgaaatagggACACACGAAATAACAATTGAGCAACTTTTTAAGTTGCTCGAGTAGGAAAACGATTGTTAATTTTTCGAATGAATTGTGTAAACGTAATAGAACGACTGGCGTAAATAAATATTGGGTTTGCAGATGTGTACACTGATCCATAAACTGTGTCGTCTACAATGTGACCATTGTGATAGTCGAAATTTCTTTAAGTGAAGTCATTGTGGTAAAGGAAGGGATAGAGATAATAACATAAAAGATAGGAAGAGTTTTTTGGCTAGGTAATAGTGAGAGTGCTATGAGAGTGTGACATGAGACTCAGTGTCTTTTCTCCTTGGCTTAACTACCTTTTTATAGTTGATGATGATGTGGACTTGGGTCTCATGTCGAAAAATcttccttatttatatttttgatatcttttggatttgtttttgctaattaaatatctttaaaaatattttcaatatatttttattataaaaaatagctcatatTTAGCGGTTATCAGtatcttttgaatattttaatttttttttatatctgcagaccataaataataaaaatatcaattcttatcacttAAGCCAACAATAActcctaaataaatatttttaaagatatttttaatatagcaGTTATTActctttgaaattttatatctattgtataagatagatgtatcaattatttttatactgtgttttttagtttattttaatactattaactaattttcttatttttttaattaacgaacataacacaaaaaatatcaacagtacataaatttaactaaaaaaatacatataaagtaactaaaaaattatactctaattttatctaatttttttatttgtctttatctgaatatttttcctttaaaaaaataaaaaacaaaattataaaatttattttagtaaattagtagttttaaaatcaattaaaaaaattatataatataatatttatattttataatattttaaatttaaaaaaataaaaaggagagagagtcccaaataatatatattaaaaattaaattacaaaatagtaGCATACACGGAGAAAaagtaagagaaaaaatatgtatttatgaaaaaaaaatctatttataattttttaaatgaataataaaagtttttaaaccATCTACAACAATATCTATGTATATACACAGTTTTTAGATTACATaatcttgtatttttattaacaaattaacaaaaataatactaatagtagtataatttgtaacctaagaatttttttaaaaaaattaaacttaaatgaaAGGCCAATGTGATTTATAAGTTTcaactttctttcttcttcttcttccaacaaAACCAATCCCTAATAATTTTCATGGAATCTCCATCATTATCAACTTGTGGCTGCCACCTCGTGGCCATGCCCTACCCTGCTCGCGGCCACATCAACCCCATGATGAACTTCTGCAAGCTGCTTGTCTCCAACAACACCGGAATCATCCTCGTAACTTTCGTGGTCACCGAGGAATGGCTCGGCTTCATCGGCTCCGACCCAAAACCCGACAGCATCAGATACGCCACAATCCCCAACGTTATTCCCTCCGAACTCACTCGCGCAAACGACCACCCCGGCTTTATGGAAGCTGTCATGACCAAAATGGAAGTGCCTTTTGAGGAGCTACTCAACCGCCTTCAGCCGCCGCCTACCGCCATCGTGCCTGATACTTTTCTGTACTGGGCGGTCGCTGTTGGAAACCGGAGGAATATTCCGGTTGCGTCGTTTTGGACCATGTCGGCGTCTATTTTCTCTGTGCTCCACCACCATCACCTTTTGGTACAAAATGGACATTACCCCGTCAATTTGTCAGGTAATTTTTTCAACCGAAAGGTAAACTCATAGATATATCTCCatgctattaaaaaaaaaacagatatatTTACATGTTTgcttttagtttaattattataaaaataaaataaaatatacactaATTTTACACTGTACCATTGAACTCAAATGAAATTTATAGTATCATAAAATTATggattaaatcatttttatttggttattttttttcttttcttattttagtccttgtattttatttaGTCTTTATcctttctatatattttatttaacaataatattgctttagattttttcttctataagaACGTATTTAGGaattcttcttattctttttatgtatttttatatatcattttaatctttatttctaaattgaatttcaatatatttaataaaaaatatcaatagttatagattattttattttatattataatataaataatttatatgtataaaattatctatttatttttactgataatataatttacatattttttaaattaattattttattacaaattttatttatataaaataaacatgtatCACATGCATACACATACTTGTATTGAGTGATTACGCAACTAACTGATATggaaaaagagtaaataatcTACATACATACGGTGTAAAGAAGTTTTACAATCGTTTAATTACAAACTGTGATGCATCACGATAAACTTAAATCTTAGAATAATTACCTTAAAAGTACTATTTATGGGTAGAaagatttaaagaaaatttgtgGGAGAATAGATGGGGAGGGATGGTTTCATAAAGGTGTTGAGTGGAAAGTTGGGGTAGGTGATAAGACTAAGTTTTGGCATGATGAATGCGTGGAGGGAAAAAAACTTATAGACTTGTTTCCTAGGCTTTTTATCCTCACCAATCAAAAGGATGAGGTTGTTGGCAAGATGTGAGAGTGGTATGAAGATGGGTGGAGACGGGAATTGGTGTGGAGAAGAGAATGCTTTGAGTGGGAGAGAGAAGTAATTGTTGGACATTTTGGTGAAAAGGACTCGTGGCTTTGGAGTGGGAATAACAACGGGGTCTATAATTCACATTCGGCATACAATTGGATTATTTCTATTGTGAGTCCGCGGGAGGAGGaggaaatattttctcttttgtggCGTATCAAAGCACCGAGAAAGGCTTTGTTCTTCATTTGGAGGTTGTTGAGAAACCGGCTACCAACTAAGGATAACTTGTGTAGGAGAAACATTATTGATAATGATGAGACCCTTTGCTCCTTTTTTCAACAAGAAGTGGAGTCGGCACAACATCTCTTCTCAACATGCTATGTGGTGGCGACTATTTGGAAGATGTAGTCTTGGGTTAGTGATGACTTTGCAACAGTTTTACCTTGCATTGTCCATAGTTGATCTTTTTTTGGCAAAACACAAGTCTAGGTACTTCAAGAGATACGGGTGCATGGTGGCAAACTATACGGTGTCTTGTGGCTTTTTGTgcatggaagaaaagaaatgcgGTGATATTTAACAATTAGATGGTTGATGGAAGcaaattaattgaagaaatCACCTTTGTCTCTTGGTCTTGGCTCTCACAATATGAGACATCTTTCAATTACTCATTTGTCCAGTGGGCTAGCAACACACGTGCATGCCTTGGTGGAAGGGTGTCTTAGCTCACTTAATGGAGACTGGTTTTGTATTGCAACTTATTTGCTGCTGTGCTCGTGTATGGTTGTTGCAGTAGATATATTTGGTGTTATTGGTTTGTCCATTTCTTCCTATGTTTTTGGGCTTTGTCATTGGGATTATGTTGTATTTATATCAATTAGTGGCATATATACTTCATATCCCTTTTGTTTATGACATTGCTGTGCTATGTATTACCCTTTTGGTacctaatatttaatatatatatatatatatatatatatatatatatatatatatatatatatatatatatatatatttgtttatttaaaaaaaattatattaataatgattttttattgattgataatGGAAATTTTTCATACTAACAGAATCGTACATAATTATTAAAGTAGTACTAATAATATTATAGCTCTTTAAATTTAtactatttgtttaattttttatattttttttatcggccTTTGCTATTTTCATTGTATTAGATCGATTTATCAACATGTCCCTTATTTagatacaaaaaatttatttgaacttGTACAgtattagattttaattttgatatttgaaGATATGAAAGTTATGAATGTTTTGCTTAACTGATGCAAGCCAGAAAACGGTGGTGAACGTGTGGATTATATTCCTGGAATTTCCTCAATGCGGCTCGTGGATTTTCCTCTAAACGATGGTAGTTGCCGCAGTAAGCAATTGCTGCAAATAAGCCTGAAAGGTTTCGAGTGGGTTTCCAAAGCACAGCATCTTTTAATCACTTCCATTTATGAGCTCGAACCTCAAGCCATTGATGTCTTAAAAGCAGAGTTGTCATTGCCCATATACACTATTGGCCCTGCCATACCTTATTTTAGCCTCGAAAAAAATCCAACTTTGAGCACCACAAATGGCACTAGTCATAGCTACATGGAGTGGTTAGATGCACAACCCGATCGTTCTGTTCTTTACATCTCACAAGGAAGCTATTTCTCGGTTTCAAGAGCTCAAGTTGATGAGATTGCATTTGCTTTGAGGGAAAGTGACATTCGGTTCTTGTGGGTGGCCCGTAGTGAGGCTTCAAGGTTGAAAGAGATTTGTGGTAGCAAAGGGTTAGTTGTGACATGGTGTGACCAATTGAGAGTGTTGTCTCATTCTTCTATTGGTGGTTTTTGGTCTCATTGTGGGTGGAATTCAACCAAAGAAGGTGTGCTTGCTGGGGTTCCGTTTTTGACCTTCCCAATAATTATGGACCAACCAATTGATAGTAAGATGATAGTAGAGGATTGGAAGGTTGGGTGGAGGGTGAATGAAGATGTTAACGTGAATAATACTTTGGTGAAGAAAGATGAAATTGTAATGCTGGTACAGAAATTTTTGGATTTGAACAGTGAGCATGCAAGGGAAATCAGGGAAAGATCCAAAACTCTTCGGCAGATATGTCGTCGTGCAATTACAAATGGCGGGTCAGCTGTAACTGATTTGAATGCCTTTGTTGGGGATTTAATGCAGACAAACATTGATTCCATGAACACCTTGTAGATTATGCactcattttcaatttcaattatattagTATTACATTTTGGTGGTTATTGACTTTCACGTCATTGGTTTGTTCATGTTGTTTCCAAATAAATGCACTACAAAGAACCAATGCcccatttttcattttattgaaataaatcaGTTTGATGCATATTGTACAAAAACACTGATATCTAGTCCAGTAAAAGTGAAGTCCAACAAGTTGCAACAATGGCGAAGGGATCCAAGAGAAAAACCCAAATGCCTCAATGGCTAAAGGACCGTGTGAACTTTGTAGTTTGGgcttaattctttttattattaagatcAAATAATAATGAGATCAAGAGTTTATCAGAGCAGTTATTCAAGGAAGTGTGAATTTTTGGATGAAGATTTTTTCTTTGCTGTAATCTGTTCTAGACCGGATCAACGCTTCGTGCCGTAATTTTCTGTGGGGCAAAGCGGACATTGGCAAAAAGAAGCCTTTGGTTGCTTGGTCAGTAGTTTGTTCTCCGAAAAAAGAAGGGAGTTTAGGCCTttttaatctcaaggactggAACCTTGCGCTTCTTTCCCGTATCGTGTGAAACTTTCattgtaagaaagattctctatgGGTTCGGTGGGTTCACCATTACTATTTCAGAGGGAGCGATGTATGAAATTACAatacttcttcatcagattcagttttgataaagaaaaccATTCAAATAAGAGACTTTATTATCTCCAAAGAGCTAAGTACGGAAGAGGCCAAAAAGAGgattcaatcttggagcaccaatgaacaattgtttgttggcaaagtctatgaatacattagaggtgtcaaacctactgttagttggtgttctgttatatgAACCCAGCAATCTcccctaagatgtctttcatcctgtggcttgctaaaaggaaccagctgcttactcttgacaaagttgcttttttgaacaaaggttccctctgccctttatgttcaaatgaggttgagtcaaatgctcatttgttcttttcttgcaggaaatctcTTCAAGTTTGGGCCcacattcgtgatttggctTCTTTCCGCAGGCGTTTCACTTATTTACAgcgcattactgactctttaattaggggcagatccacatcaggtgttcaaggaaaattatgTTGTCTGActatagcaattacagtctactgcatttggctgtctaggaacaagctacaagctgatttttgaagattatcaattttctataatagaggttattagcaagattaagtttcttatgtataaaCAAGCGCAcatgttgcatttgttttaacatcttgatatagattttcttgtattagggaggttttttattttctctagcTATGGGGTATGCTCcatttattgttgtatcattttggatttaatataatttacatttttctcaaaaaaaatcaagagagtATGTTTGAAGGAAATAGTAATAAAAGttaaagagaaacaagaaaacatattttagaacACTGAACTTGTGACAGTAACTTTTTTCTATTCTAAATCCATGCGAACATCGATGTCCTTTCCTTCTCTTCCAGCATTGGATTCATCTACTCACTTAGAAGAAACAAATTACCAAGATAATTTAGAATGCCTACAATTCCGTACTCAAATACTCATAAGCATGCTTACCAAAAACATCATGGAATCAGTCAGTAAATTTTCCATATGCTAGCAACAAGATGCTGtctatgtattttattatttgttcccTTAGTTGCTTATCAGAGACAATCCATGTAGATTGAACGTTGCATATCTCCTCAAAGTGATTGTTGAACAAATTGTGCTTATCTTTCATTGACTCCGCCACCACATTAGGCGCCACTGACTCATTCTCTCTAGCTTAAAAAATTCAAGCATCTTATTCCATGAGCTACTTTGATAGAGTTTACAATTTTGTTCCAGCTTTGCTCTGTTTTTACGGAACCAATCATCGTCCAAAATGGTTATGTTCACAACGGATGCCAAATTATACGCCTCTTGTCGCATGTATGTCAGATTATTGATCATAAAACATAGCCCAATACAGGGTCAGCGTAGTCTCTGGACTTGGCTTCCAAAATGCTCTTTAACAACTTTATCATCTTGGCTATCTGCACAGAAAATGAAGAATTTCCCTCTCTACCAGGAACCATGGTGTATTCTTGGACAGTGTTCCCAAAAGATGTGCAAATATGATGGATGTAGTTCATGACTTGCCGGGTAATCTGATGAGTTCCTCCGTCGTCAACTGTTGCCTGCACACTCCATTAAAATATCCAATCTCTTTCGAACCTCTTTAACATCGGTTGCGAACGACATGCCATCCAGAACAAAAATCTCTGAGTCTAACTGCAGATTCAGCTCGTGCAATGACTCAGACATTTTAGAGATGATGCTGAACACAAGATTCAGCGAATTGCTCCCAATTGTCATGATCTATGAAGCACGGACACCCTAGTCCTTTGTCATGTCCGGTACCCGACACGACACCGACATGTCCGGATTGAGTTTGATGTATTTGACAGGAGTCCACTTATCCTTGCTTCATAGGTCATGATGGTATCTTTAGAGTTGGCTCATAAGTTTTTATCCACTTCTCAACGTCCTTGTTGAGCGCTTGCAGTTACAACCCAAGTGCCGTGAACCCAACATCCACCATTAGCTTCACGGTTTCACGAAGGCATGTGATAATACCTGATGGCAGTGTATGCATCACCAAGTGTATCCCTCCTCACATTGAAGTATGTATTTTGTACCCCTTTTATCATAAGTTTATTGTCATCACCCCTCCAAACATGCCTTAGGACCAATAATACTTGCATGTCAATTTAACCAACTCTTAACTACAtatcaatatttattaaattttaaattgtattatatatttttaactactaataaaataagattaatcatATTTATACATGCAGTTAATCAAGTATATTGGATGGACAATGGACCTAAAATTTTAATGGAACAAATATCAGTACTTTTATTTTGAACTCAAATATCAACActttattctattaaaaaaaatctaattcaattaattaaatataaaataatatataaattatttaatactatcTTTGTTTtgtatagattaaaaaaaaaatctattctcTACCCATAAAATCCTCGTATTTCGTCGATTGAGCCATGAGCAGcacaagaattccttaattCTTCCAGGGGTCCACCtggaactaattaattaagaattctGATACAAATTAACTTCTTAGAGTTCAGATTCACCAACCTggaagtaaaaacaaaaatataaaaaagttaaaaacagtTCTC is a window from the Glycine max cultivar Williams 82 chromosome 2, Glycine_max_v4.0, whole genome shotgun sequence genome containing:
- the LOC100814618 gene encoding UDP-glycosyltransferase 87A1, with amino-acid sequence MESPSLSTCGCHLVAMPYPARGHINPMMNFCKLLVSNNTGIILVTFVVTEEWLGFIGSDPKPDSIRYATIPNVIPSELTRANDHPGFMEAVMTKMEVPFEELLNRLQPPPTAIVPDTFLYWAVAVGNRRNIPVASFWTMSASIFSVLHHHHLLVQNGHYPVNLSENGGERVDYIPGISSMRLVDFPLNDGSCRSKQLLQISLKGFEWVSKAQHLLITSIYELEPQAIDVLKAELSLPIYTIGPAIPYFSLEKNPTLSTTNGTSHSYMEWLDAQPDRSVLYISQGSYFSVSRAQVDEIAFALRESDIRFLWVARSEASRLKEICGSKGLVVTWCDQLRVLSHSSIGGFWSHCGWNSTKEGVLAGVPFLTFPIIMDQPIDSKMIVEDWKVGWRVNEDVNVNNTLVKKDEIVMLVQKFLDLNSEHAREIRERSKTLRQICRRAITNGGSAVTDLNAFVGDLMQTNIDSMNTL